The Takifugu rubripes chromosome 16, fTakRub1.2, whole genome shotgun sequence genome contains the following window.
ggaggaagaggatctAGTCCGACTCCGACTCCGTTTCCGCTTTCTTTCTTCTCGTCCTGACAAGTGAGGAGGCAAAAATTCATCTTTCCACCCAAACAAACGGTTCTTAATTCAGAGCTACTAATTACTACAAGCCACTTCAAACATCATTTTTCTCAGCTTGGCAGGTTTCGTGTTAAAGGAACAGGACAAAGCTTGTTGTCTTCctcattctgacctctgcttctTGATCTCCTCCTCTCGTCTGTTTTGGAACTGGACATCCTGGATTCCGCTTTAGTTGACTGTGGTTAAAAAGATGGGGAAATTATGTTCACGTTCACCGCCGTTTATTTACGTTTTCTCATCATTCTGAATCTCAATCAGACGCACAGGTCGTAATCAATATTATTGACACGTTATTTGATTGGAGGCCAGGAGTTATAGTCTGCTGTCATTTATAAACATGCCGGGCAGAcgaagctaatgctaaaagaCGCTGAAAGGTATAAAATGATCTACTACAGGACGAACCAGAGATTCAGGAATCTACTCACCATTCCAAAAGCGGGGGCAATCATATgccaacaggaaaacaacagcgaAAGTAAATTTATGCTTTTTGCAACACAAATTTCTGTCGTAAAGATAATTAGCAGCCGGACGTGGAAGCCATCTTGTATCCCATGATGCACCGCTTCAAATAGCGCGTAAAAACGATTCTTGAAACTTAAATGCGACAGCGCCCCCAGCTGGCAACTGTGAGGATGACGGGCAacgaataataataataataataataataataataataataataataataataataataacaataacaataataataataataacaacaataatgatttGATCACAGAGTTTTAATCAAATTAGTATGCCATACAAACACGATCACATGctcattatattaaaaaaaacattaacaaaAATGGGTTAAAGGTTTATGGGCATCATAAAACACGTGATTAACTAAAATATCATGTTTAGTCAGTTTAATCTGGCCCTGGTCTTCTTTTTCAGTGCAGAGCCTGTCATCTCCTGCAGAATCCATAGCTTAAATCCAACTGATAGGACGTAAAATGGAAACAGTTTAGATAACCTCGAACTCCGTCTGTTTACATGCCAGGATCTTTGCCGTCTGTTGTTAAACTGCTTTGCAGAGAAGCTTTCTGTACCAGTTACTCTCTTTTCAACCCTGCAGGGCTTTGACTAAAATTGACCATGTCAGAGTGGCTAAAGGCTAAACTATATGTACAAGGATACAAtgacataataataatacacaacTGTTTTTTCCTGTGAAATCCACTCACATGCTGCACTGTTGTTGCATTATCGTAAGAGAAAAGCTGCCCTCAGATAGAAAAGAACAAGAATGAATGATAGCTCTAACAATGTTACAACGCGCCACCATCCCTGCCCAGGCCCGTGGATCCCCGCTGGTGTCCCAGGTGAGGCCTGGGCTCCAGTGACGTCAGgcaaagcagcagctcagagttGGATTAAATGGCCACTTTAGACCACAAACGAGATACAGGTGAAAGTGTAACAAGAGGAAAACACATGTGATACTTTTACAATCGATGATGCGACAATTAGAAGTGAATGGAAGAAGTCCTGACAGTGCGTTTGACTGTCAGTGAAAAAGCATCCACTGTGATCaatcttctgttttcttttcattcttacAAATTTTATCTTAACCAGATCTTGCAGATAGGAGTGATAGACACTGATCTACGCTGATCTTTGAAAAGGTTTTCAGTAATCTTTGATCTCCAGCTACAACAGCGGATGTTTAGACTTCTGCTTTGTTCTTCGAGTGATCGGCGTGGGCAAAACTctctccgctctcctcctcttcatcgggAACCTGGAAAACAAATGATTCGGATGATCGTTCTGTGCTGAAGCAGCAAGCAGGAGCCCAAATCCTCAGGTCTGGTTTTATTAATAGacagcagagaaaacacagtttCACCACGTGTCATGGATGATCATCAGACCGCAGACGTGATATTTATGAGTAACGGGATTTCTTACCTCCCAGTACAACGAGTCGTCATAGCAGTTCTGGTCAGGAGGTTGTCCCCAAAGTGGAATCTTCATTATAAATCCTTGACAGGGAAAGTAAATTGTCTCATCGTGCATTTGAATCAAGTTCTCAGGACCTTGCATGTCCCACGtgtctctcacccacctgtAACCAGACCACCGACCAAAGCGAAGCCGAGAGAAGAAGCCAAGGCCGCAGCTTGCATGGATGCGTTCCCTCTGAACGGGAAGAGAAGGGAAAGAGGAGTGTagggaacagtgtgtgtgtgtgtgtgtgtgtcggtatGTGCCTGCTGATTCATGTTTCCTTACCCATCTTTCTTTCCCATAGCCACGGCTACAATACCGGCCACCCCACCCAGGATTCCAGGCATGCCGTGCAGATTGTGGACTCCACAGGTGTCCTGGATGCCCAGGCTGGATGCCAGGATGGGCTTCACGTAAACAAAAGAAGTAAAAGAGGGTTAAAACAGAGGAAGACTCGTGACACGTGTGGCGTTTTGAGCCTTGGCTTTGACGTTCGACTCACAGTTAGGAATTTGAAACCCAGAGTAGAGATGATTCCTGCAACTAATCCGATCAGCATCGCCCCAAATGGTCCGATGTTCATGTCAGCACAGGTTCCTACCGCTACACCGCCGGCCAAGGTGGCGTTCTGGATGTGCACCTGCAGGAACGTTGAAGGAAATCAagctttattgttgttgttctccccCAAATCGATTCTTCCTGGGGTCACTGTGAGCGTGAGTCGGTATTCTGACCATATCCAGTTTTCCTTTGTGCTCAACCAGGCTGGACACGGCGTAGGCAGAGAGCACGCATGCAGCTAAGGACAGGTAGGTGTTGATGACCGCGGTGAGCTGAGTGAAGCCTGGGTCAGCGATGGCGGAGTTAAAACTGGGCCAGAACATCCACAGGAAGACGGTTCCTGCAGACAAGAGTCATGAGGACAGTTATCTGATGGCAATCATGCCAAATTGATGTATAATCACGCAGTGGCtttaatttatttgtatttatgttGCTAGATGGTTGCTAGATCGGTTGATAGATTGGTGAGGTCATTGTCATTTTAGCGGCGCAGCCGCTGCAGAGCCAGGTaagtccactagatggcagcacgTGACAGTATCTATTTGGTATCAAATCTGCCCCTTTTCTAATTTTCTTGCTCATAAATCAACTTCAAATTTATATTGTGATTAAACGCCATCGTTTTCAGTTTGGACTCATAATTACATGTTTGAACTAAGATAATTCCTGACCTAAACATGAGAAGAATTGCCTAATTTGAACCAAATAacatggttttttttgggttttttttacttcaCTTGGTCTTGGTCTTTCAGCTCTAACTGTATCTTACCGATCATAGCGAACATATCAGAGTGATAAACAGATCCTTCTTTCTCGTGTCCATTTTTCAACCCAGGGCGATAGAGTACTCGTGCCACGGCCAGGCCAAAGTAAGCTCCAAAGGCGTGGATGATCATGGAGGCTCCGACATCGTTAGCCTGGGCGAGAAGCAGTGAGATTCAGAATAAGATTATTCCCCTACGCAGACTCAGGATGATGCAACCCatggaaaaaatagaaatactCCCAGAGTCCTATAGATATGCATTATGAAGTTTGCTTACATGAAGAACTGTGGCTACCAGATGTTCATTGATGGAGAAGATAGTAATCTCCAGTATGGTCATGATGAGGAGCTGCACAGGGCTGGTTTTACCCAGGACGGCCCCAAAGGAGATCAGGACTGTCGCCGTGCTGAAGTCTGCGTTGATTATTCTGCAGGAAAGAAAAGCCGTTAAAGTGCAAAAGGTCACATCTTCACTTTTCCTGGTTACAGGAAACAGTCACTTGTGGAGAAGTCAGACACACTTGAAGATGTTGATTTTGATCTTGCCGTCCTCCATGTGCCAGAAGCCCTGCATGAGGAGGCCCCACTGCAGGCCGAAGGCAGCCAGGAGCAGGTTGACGCCCACGCTGCTGAACCCGTATCGCTTCAGGAAGGTCATGAGGAAGCCGAAGCCGATGAAGATCATGACGTGAACGTCCTGAAACACTGCAGGAGTGAGAGGGAAGTTCAGCTGAGATCTTCTGGCACTGTTTTCATAACCACTAATGTGCTGAATTTCCTCAATCAGTGAATCACACTATTAGACAGGATGGCATCATTTGTATAGCACTCATCTCTCGTAAGTACATGAAAAGATGTTGTTATTTATAGCATTTCAACACATCTAAATAGgctaaaaaaaagacttttggcGTATCCTCACGCTCAAAAGCCTCGATTAGGGGGCAACACTTGCTGTAGCACAGATGTGTGCAGCGAGAACGTCTTCACTGTCTCTGCTTTGGGCGTCGAACGCTCAGGAGGTTGGGGTAAATTTGGAATGTGGCGGCCACAGCTGGCACCACGCCCAGATGTTAGGTAACCTTCAGAGCTGAGATGAGAGAGGGAATCCCTGGGGGATCCGCTGCGATTCCGCTGCACTGCACAAGCTACAagtttgttgggttttttatttaaaaaaaaaaaaaaaaagcttttgcaGGATCTGTATCAACCAACACGTTGTCACCCTGAAACGCAGCAATTCCAACGAAAGGATTCCACCTGGCTTCTTCCTGTCTGAGAGAGATCGAGGTCTCACTTTATGTGCTGAAACGTCTCCAGACGGACTCCAGACGGACAGTGGAAATGCCTGCGTTATCACATCAGATGTGGAAGATGCACATTAGACGCGCTTTAGAGGCAGCTAATCTACACCTGCCCCACCCAGCCGTCAGCAGCCACCCGTGCGGAAAACCAGACGCGCCCCCGCGCAAAGTAAATCTCGCCGAGACGCCAAAAGGCCGAATGTTGGCTCCACTTGTTTGCCGACCCGTCACTTTTGTCTTTTGGTGTTTTGGAGTTTCTATGTTTGGGTCATAATTCAAGTGGCATGTGATCCACCACAGCACGCGTGACGATGGCGTTCCCTGCAGGCGCCTGGTGACCTTGTGACTCCTCTTACAGTATTCATCAGACCTGGTCTGGGAACAACGGGCCGATTCTTCCACCCGGCGGTGAGTAATGAAATCATCAGCACCTCACAGGAGCCGTCACATTACTCCAATAAAGGAGTTGGactatttttacatttttgcttAGAACTAAGACGTGGAGTCAATCTGActtctttatttttgcttcatttttgttttttttaaagctgggtttttttttctttttccagcaaATTCAGCACCAAGAATGTTAAATCCAGACCTGAAATGATCCATCAGTGTGAAGCTTCTACTGACCCAACATCTAGTGGCAGAACATCCTTCAGGTGGACTTACTGGGGTAGAGATCCATGGGCGCCCCTTCCTGGGTGTGATTACCGGCGTGCGGGTCGTGCGGGTCGTGCGGGTCGCTGCTGGGTTTCCCATCATCGTacaccacaaacacagcaaacaggACGATGGTGAGGAGCTCCAAGGTCAGGGCCAAGATGGGGAACTTCAGCCTCATGTTGGTGGCGTAGGCAGGCATCTGGGACTGGTGCTGGTTATCTCTGGCTGACGGACACACGCACGCTTCCTTTTCACTCTTTATTCAAGAGCTGTGCTGTAAAAGGGGAGGGAAAAGCGCCGCGTCTGGTTTTAAACTGGTGCTGTTTCGCGCGGCGGCCAATAGCAGAGCAGAGCACCGGGGCCTGGACAGTGAACACCCCCCTTGTGCACTATGTGCACGGGGATGGGTTTCCTCTCTGGGCATCAGGGGagaaaaagcaaacacacacgtaaTGGCATCGAGACAGTGAGCGGACATGGGAGAAATGCTTAATGGCCGCGTCTTCCTGCTCATTATTCACTGTCAGACTCATATTTGTTGACTTAAAGTTGAAGAAACGTCGCGCAGCAAAACAAGAGGTTTGTCTCCTCTGGCTGCTGAGCGCTCCTTCCTCCCGGCTGCTCCCTCGACGCCCAGTCGCTGCAGCCGTTTAACTGACGCGCATGAAAGTCAGCGACGCACAGCTAGTCCAGGCCTGGTTTAGGTGTGGCAGGGGGGCGACACAGAGATGGAACCGGTGCCCAGAAATGCTCCCGTCAGCGGGTCGGTTCAGGCACCTGCAGAGTAAATGCCTTCATACCCCGTCTGATGAAGCAATAAGGTGGTTGTGACTGTTGGAAATGATCACAAATCTGCCCCCAGCTTCAGGGTCAGTCCGTATCATGTGTGAAAGCTAGCGTCGCTCACGATCtcctttgtttttccctcctgcGTGTGAAGGTGAGGCCTAAATCCACCACCATGTCCAAGCTTACGTCAGAAACGAATCAGTCCTCATGAAAAAAGATAAATCCGCCAGGTAAGTCTGGTGATTCTGCCCAGTCTTCCTATTCAGCTTGGTGAGAACACCGATGTTTTGGCCCCCCCATCCTGCTGAAGAAACTGAGCTGGAGGGCAGATGAAGGTCACGCCGGAGCGTCGATGGCTGATCTCTTACGGCTGGAGAAAGGGCCCTAAAAGAATCTACTGTACAGTCAAATAAACGCTGAAGTGAATTTGCCCCAAGCGAAGGGGCCTGACCGTGCCCCCACTTGTGACCCCTGCAGATGTGATCATGTTACTTTACATCCCATCTGGCCCATACGTTGCATGCCAGAGCCTCCTTTCCCACTGGAAACTCTCCAGACTGGTTTCTCTGATTGGTCTGTAGGTTCATCATGGAGGGGCTCCCACCGTACAGTGTCAATCTGAGGGCCCCCGTCCAAATTACAAGGGGCCGGAGGCCTTTCATTAGGAGCCAAGGGCTTCATGAATAAATGGAGCAGTTAATCACTGCCAGCAACACATCTCTGTTTGTCTTGGAGTGGAGCAAAAGGAGGCTTTTCCCAGCGCCTCTGGGAAATTACTTCCAAATGTTGACAGATATAAAAGTTTGCACAAGCTGACTTATTATTCAATCATGCAGCAGCGCACGTTCCTTATCAAGCTAGTGGGGGCGGACCCCGTCGTCGCCGACGACCGAGCTGAGAGGGAGAGCTGCGGCATTGGTGGTCCCAGTGTATTCCCAGTTGCCCCACCACAACGGAGCCAACAACcaactttattttctcttcacgagtgtgtttgttttgcgCCTCGTTTTATAAAATCCTGGAGAAAATGTGGTTTCATCTGGGCATGTGCAACCCCGAGTCAACGGTCTCTGAGCTCGCCGCTATTTACGTAGATTTacttcctcctctcagctgcaACGCGTCAGCCTCTGACAGCTTTTCTGTCACTAACAGGAAACaattaaaatgtcacatttcactGGCAGAACCCAGAAAAAGCTCATCAAATCTTAAAACTGGCGGTAAAATCCAGTAGAGGCCGAGAACAAGCTAAAGGCTGCTGGCCCCGGGATGGAACCAATGACCTTAGTGTCACAAAGCATCTACATTAGTCACCTGCAGACCCAATAATCAGGACAGGCATAGAATATTTCAAAAGATGGAGCTCTCTGAGCaacctccagctcctggagTCGTTTCCCTCTGCGCCACATCAGTGCCACGCCAACACCCATCAGCCAAACCACCCTCGCCAAAACCCCAGGTCCTCAGTCGGGCGACCTCGGTCCAAACGCCCGCTGCCAAGTGGATCGCAAGAGAAAAAAAGGTGATTCCCATCGTGGCGGACGGCATCTTTACAGCGGTTTTGTTAAATGTCTCCTGTGGTGGCCGTTGTGATTAGAAATGATTGATCCACAGGATCCCTgggattaatctgattaaaccCAATCTAGATGCACTATAATTACAATTCTGATGTTGCATTTTTATTGCtataagtgtaaaaaaaaacaattggcCATCAATGTTGCACAAATGGTAAATTACAAAGATATAAAACTAGCAGATTAACCAGATTACTATGAAGATTAACATCTGATTTGTACTTTTTTACTCACTAAAACGTCTGAatgactgttgtttgtttttgtttgcccATTCCAAATCGCTCTATCGAATTATTCTATTGGAACCCAAGGGCAGAACATCTTATCTATGGACCCCAGTCAGGGACACGGAGCGGTTTCATCACAACCGCCACGATTGTTGCCTGCAACAAAAATGCGCTGGCTTCTTTAAATGCCAATGAAGAGATTAGAACAGCTGGGCTGTTGGGTTAATGCCCTTATCAAGCCAAATCCCTTTTGATCTAGCCTCTCTGTGAACTCCGCATTCCAGGAAAACCATTAAGCAATTTATCCGTGCTCACTCACATCCCCACTGCTGATGCACATTTGTGGAGAATAAACAAACTATCAGGGCTTTAATGTGCTGCATCCTTTGTCTCGGCTCGCTTTGGGCCTTTATACAACATTTATCACTATTATTTTGACTCGATGCTGTTGGTACTTATAATGATCACTTCTGCACAGGAACCAGTAAGAGGACCTGCTTTTCCTTTCCCCTCCACCACTCTGGGGTCCTGCGGGTGTTGGGGAGGCCTCTCCGTGCAGCTGGTATGACATTCCTCCTTCTGTTGCTTGTTTCCTCATTGGAAGGTCAAGAAGCGCCGACTGCCTAAATCTTGTAAAAAAGGGGAGCGTGTGTGATTGGAGTTGTGTTGATAAATACCTACACCGTCATGGAGGAGATCAGAAGCCCGCTGGAGACACAGACGAACCCCAGGTCCGTCCACTATCGACCAGGGATTGTGATTTATGAGGTCAGATAAGAGAGGAGTTGACATCGCTGGAAAGTCAGATACCATGTTTGCTGCAACCGTTTTTATTTATGACTGGAAAGGCTGCGCGGAGGAACGGCCTGTGCCAACGGATGATGTGCCTGGTTTCTCTTTTCCGGCTCTGTACCTCGTTACTCGTACAGGTGATGGAGTCTCGTTGTAGGGTTCTCCTCGTGGATGCTGTGTGCTAACCTCTGACACGCGAGGGTTGATGTTAACAAATACTCCCCGTGTACATCCGTGGCACGCTACATCCCCCTCGCTGCACCCCACCCCTTGTTTCCTGTGGCGCTGGCTGAGGGGAACAGTTGTACACCCTGATAAGCATGCGTGGAGGAAAGCCTATGCAACCATAATGAGCCTGTTAGATGCTGGCAATCAGGCGCAATCACCAGCTGCCATTGTGCTCGTGAGGCCTGATGCTAATGCAGCTTAAATGAAGACTAATTATATGGGGATGCACGTCGGTTGGGATTcaggtgagagggagagagcgggaGAAGCAAATGAACAGGGTCCAGATCAAAGGAAGGCGTCCATGTCAGTACGGCAGCAACAAAAACTGCCCTGACGTGGAGGCTTTGATGACTGAGCGAACCCTAACAGCTCACACATGTGCAGAGGTGCACGCCTGCCGTGCGACTGTGGAATGTGCTGTGGAAGagcgcaggaggaggaggacagtggagGGAAAATACTTCGTGAGTAAAGCACATGTGCAAAATATCACGGAGAAGGAATCTCGGATCCGAGCTTTTCAGCGACAAGGTGAACGCACGTAAACGTCGAGCTGCGCCTCCAGCGGACACACGTGAGACCTCCGACCAGTCGTGCACCTGCGTTTCCAGCCTGCTTTTTACGCTTCTGGAGTTGGGCTGGGGGTCCGTTGGGCTGCCCCGGGTGTCCTCCCATTCGCT
Protein-coding sequences here:
- the rhag gene encoding ammonium transporter Rh type A (The RefSeq protein has 1 substitution compared to this genomic sequence), which produces MPAYATNMRLKFPILALTLELLTIVLFAVFVVYDDGKPSSDPHDPHDPHAGNHTQEGAPMDLYPMFQDVHVMIFIGFGFLMTFLKRYGFSSVGVNLLLAAFGLQWGLLMQGFWHMEDGKIKINIFKIINADFSTATVLISFGAVLGKTSPVQLLIMTILEITIFSINEHLVATVIHANDVGASMIIHAFGAYFGLAVARVLYRPGLKNGHEKEGSVYHSDMFAMIGTVFLWMFWPSFNSAIADPGFTQLTAVINTYLSLAACVLSAYAVSSLVEHKGKLDMVHIQNATLAGGVAVGTCADMNIGPFGAMLIGLVAGIISTLGFKFLTPILASSLGIQDTCGVHNLHGMPGILGGVAGIVAVAMGKKDGGNASMQAAALASSLGFALVGGLVTGFIMKIPLWGQPPDQNCYDDSLYWEVPDEEEESGESFAHADHSKNKAEV
- the rhag gene encoding ammonium transporter Rh type A isoform X1; its protein translation is MPAYATNMRLKFPILALTLELLTIVLFAVFVVYDDGKPSSDPHDPHDPHAGNHTQEGAPMDLYPMFQDVHVMIFIGFGFLMTFLKRYGFSSVGVNLLLAAFGLQWGLLMQGFWHMEDGKIKINIFKIINADFSTATVLISFGAVLGKTSPVQLLIMTILEITIFSINEHLVATVLHANDVGASMIIHAFGAYFGLAVARVLYRPGLKNGHEKEGSVYHSDMFAMIGTVFLWMFWPSFNSAIADPGFTQLTAVINTYLSLAACVLSAYAVSSLVEHKGKLDMVHIQNATLAGGVAVGTCADMNIGPFGAMLIGLVAGIISTLGFKFLTPILASSLGIQDTCGVHNLHGMPGILGGVAGIVAVAMGKKDGGNASMQAAALASSLGFALVGGLVTGFIMKIPLWGQPPDQNCYDDSLYWEVPDEEEESGESFAHADHSKNKAEV